The genomic region TTGGATGTTAGCTTGCTGTGTATCCCTATACTTCTCTGTATTCTCTATGTTACTATTATGTAAGGAATTATTCAATATAGGTATCCTTCCGTTTCTATAGATTTCTCTTCTTTCTGCCTGTTTTGAACGCTTATTGCTGACAGATCTGCACATATGGAAATAGAGAGAAATGTTAATGAGGTATTGAATTAGCTGATCAGCATATCGATATAGATTCTCTAGTACTTTTTTCTTTCACAATTATCAGATAAAATTATTATTCTCAGTAAATTATTCATAAAATAAAGGACATAATTTGAAAATAAATTACATTATCATATTAGCATTATCTTTTGTTCTATTTGGTTGCTATTCCAAACAAGGTTCATATTCAAATTCTGGCTTCAGTTCGTCATTTTCTGAGAATCAATCATTTTCAAACTTCCTCATTATTGATAAATCATCAGAAAAAATAAATCTTGATGGAAATATTTATCTAGAAAAAGGTACTTGTGAATTGATAATTGAAGATCCTGTAGGCAAAACTATCAAAATGACTTTTGATAAAACAGGGTCATATGATTTAAATCGTTTTTTTGAGCCCATACCAGGAAAGTGGATTCTAAGCTTTACTAGTAAAAACTCAGAAGGAGATTATAAATTTAATTGGAATAATAGGAATAAAGTAAATTCTGACCACAGTGTCGGCATAGATACAGACCACAGTGGTGGTATAGATACTGACCACAGTGGTGGTATAGATACTGACCACAGTGGCGGCATAGATACTGATCACAGTGGTGGCATAGATACTGATCACAGTGGTGGCATAGATACTGATCACGGTGGTGGCATAGATACTGATCACAGTGGGGTATAGATATAATTATTAATGTCGTAATTGATTAACTTTTCTCCACCTCCGCAAAGGCTCCCGATCAACTCCGCAATAGTTTTATTTCTTCTCTAGTCGCCCTTGCTCCGGCTCCGAGCTGCAGCCTTATCTGTGAATCTCCACTCTAAGTGTCTGAGGAGAAATATCCATCGCCCTCCAGCTCCAGATGCCTGCACGCTGCGCTTTGCAGCCACCAAGAGCTTCCGGGGATTCATTGATAAACAGTTCATCTATTTTGATGCTGATTACTGGTAGCCTCTTCAGCAGCTATCTAGCCTGGTGGCAATGACAAGATCATCATCGAGTAGACTTGGCTCTCAAATCTCCCAAACTGTGAGTTTTAATCTCAGCTGTTCCTTCCACCCAGATCAGCCCTCAGACTGCTGCGCCATCTTCGGTCTGCTCAGGCTTGCAGGAGTCTCCACCCTTGTGAAAAGATTATTCTGTGAGTGTCAAATTGGGAGAGGGAGTAGGGAAGACGATAGGGATATAGATTCAAACAGGCTCCACAGAGGCTCGATGCAAAAAAGCGATGTAGTTACAACCGAAACGGACGCCCCTGTTCCGCTGTATCTTTCCCGCTAAGCAGAACTGGTAAAAACAGTGATGGCTTTCATGAGAAACCCTCCAGTCCCGCCTGGCGGCCGGAACTCCGGGGTCTCCCCCTATGGTGCTGTTCCACAGCCAGCCTCCAGTCGTGGCATTCGCCATTCCTGATCCAGCTGTCTGTTCCCACATCACCATCGTTATTCCCGCTACAGATCCGCAAATCGCCGCGCACGGCTTTCCTTTGCGGGCCTGGTTGGACTCATTTGCAGTCAGCTGCCCAGGCAAACATCCTGTTTGCCATTTTCTCCCATGGAACGTGAAGCGTGTTAGCCCTGTTCACAAGGCCGGGGGTATTGTCCCCAGAATTGTTTGCCTGGCAGAGAGAGTGGGGGAAAGAGTAGAGGCCTCATTCACATGGCTACTTTCAGGCGGCCTCCACCGGACAGGCAGCTGCAAGGTCGTTACTTTTATTGATGCCCCCCTCCCGTCCCCCGTTGGGGGAGCGTCCGGTTCCACCCGCCTGAAAGAACTTCTGGCTATAGGAGATGGTTTTCCCGCTGAGACCGGCCTTCGGGTACTGCTGCGCAGACCCCTCCGGCCGGGAGACTGTTTATTTTTTAGCTTTTTGAATTTCACCGGGTGGGGGTGTTTTTTGGGGTGTAGATGATACTGGATGGGAATTTTATGCAGAGTAGGGGGCCGATTCTTTTGTAGAATAGTAAGAGTCAGCTTCTTTCTTCTATATATATTACTATTCTTTCTTTATAACTCTTTATAATTATATTTATACATTTATAAAAATATATATTAATAAAGATTATAAAAGATTAATAAGGGAATAGAGAGTATTCAGGAGAGTTTTGTTAGTGTTCACTAATTGGTGTAGTGGCTGTAGGGTCTTCCGTCAGATGGGGGTGTCTGGGGTAAGATTCTTTTGGGAAAATGCAGGTTTATAATTAATTGGAATTCGGCTGTTATGCTACAGATTCTGGAATTGAAACTCTCTTATTATGAGAATAAATAATGAATACTCTCTTTCTATTCTTGATATACACTCGTTTATAAATCCTTACACAGCAATGATATATTGACATTTTATTGTGGTTGGTTTACCTTTTATGAAAATATTTATGATAGGAGATTACAAATGGAGAGAGTTTATAGAGTAGAACATTCCTGGACTGATCCAGAATCTGGAATTCTAAAAACAATCGTCGAAGAGGGAATTATACGACAAGCCGTTGTTATGGGAATGAGTGGTCCAATTCAAGAAGATAAAGAACCGAGACGGTTTTACTTGAAAGAACATCCAAATAAGACTTTTACCTCAGATCAAAATGGTGGTTTCATTCCATTAAACTAGAATTGCCTCTGCGATATTTTAGTTCTAATAGGTGCTAGGTGTCTCCAAGTACCTGAACAATGCAGTCACGGGCCAGCATTGAGGCCAAAAAAAGGGTACTGCGTCATACAGTACCCCAGTAATGCGGAAAGAGGGGTCACCACTGGGCCAACGGCCGCATGGTTAACACCTATCACATCGTCAGACTTTAAATATAACGCCTTGGATCCATAAATCCAAGGCCGGCTGTGTTAAGTAAACAAAAATGTGGTTGTAGACATATCAGAAGGTTATCGGTAGTGATTTTTGGTGTGGGTGTTAAGTAAAGTCTTTAAGAGCAATAGAGGTGTTGATAGGCATATTTTTCATCAGAATTGTCTGGAAGCTCCGAATAAACTCTTCTAGAGTTTTAATTATCTAATTATTCCTCTCGATCTTTATTTATCATAAGGTTTACGTTTATTACTTTTTAGATCTTCTATATAAGGTTTAGGCAACTCTTGTTCATATAAGAATAGAGCTTGTTCCCTATATGTATCTTGATTAGATGGGAAACCTTTTAATAGCATTGGGACAATATCATTCAAATTATCAAATAGATTTTTTGATTTCGTTTCCATATAAACAACACCAAACCACATATCTCGAAAATCATATACTCTGGTGGTATTTATATTCTCAATACCTTCATTGTCATAAATATGCATTGATATTGAATGCCTATAGAAACCATCATTGAAAACAGGAACTGTTGTTGTTTCTAAACTGTACTTCACAATATATTCAGCTTCTAGGGACTGGGTTTCCACTAATCCATGATGTAATAAGTTACTACTAATATACTCTTTCATTCTCTCTTCTAAGTGAGAATATAACCCTAGAGGATCATCCATTCCAAAGATTGTATCTTTGATGAAAATATAAGAACCTTCACTCAATGTATTTTTATATGTTGATACAAGTTGTGGTTCAGAATGCAGAAAATCTATTATTAAGAACTCCATTTCCATAGCTGTTTGCTTATCATAGCTATCATGAAATACACTTAAACAACTAGAAAAGGAGATAATAATTAGAGACAGAAGCAATACTTTTAGTGTGTTTTTCATTTTATACCTCAAATAGTATTCAAATTAGATTTAATCTCACAGAGATATATGACTCCGGAGATCTGTCTTGTCTCTTCAATCAAATACCAAGAGTTCAATATCCGAATTGGAATTATCTCAAGATTTGTTTCTTCCTTGATTTCTCTATGAAGGGTTTCTTCAAGATTCTCACCATACTCCATCCGTCCTCCTGGTAATTCCCAAGAGTCACCATTTTTCTCAGATATCTTTAAAGCAAGAAATCTATGATTTTTAAGAATGAAAGCCTTTGCAGTAAAATATAGAGCTGCTGAATTAGTCATGCAGACCCTTCATTCATTTATTCCTTATAGACAGAAATTGGTTTATCGGTAGTCATATTTCAAAAGTTATTCAAGGCAAGGAATATGAGTCTCTGCCCTCTTTATATTCCTTAGCACTGCAATACTCATGAATCAATAGTCATTATTAAAGTTTAATCTTAGAATATAATCTTTATGTTGCTAGCAGACTAATCAGGACATTGAAGTTATCATTGTTGCATTTTTTAAGATATTTTTTTGTTCTTATCCCTGAATCATAGACATCTTGTATAACCAGATTTACAGCAGATAATACCTTAGGGTTATTAATTGATTTCACAATATCGATAATCTTTTCAGGTTCTCTACTTTCTGTCATTTTGCGACTCATCCTGTTAAGATGATCGTTCCGCAGATTATTGGGAAGTTTCTCCAGGTCAATAAGCCAGTTCATCATTTCATCTGAATCCACAGCTACATCGATAAAATCTATAACATTCTGATAAGGGTTTTTATTTAGGATTTCCATTTCTTTCAGTCTCCATTTTCATTATTGAAAGAATTAATCAAATATATTATATCCGTTTTTCAGTGTTCTATCTATTCTTAAATATTTGTTTATTTTAAATAAACTGTTGTGCAATATCTCTATATACAAAATAGTCAAAATCAAAATTGAAACATAGAGTTTCAACCTTATTGGAATAGGGTAGTAGACAGAAGGGGCATTACTACTAATGAAGCTTTGATGTCATTAACAGAACTTCATATTCAGTCAGCCATTGATTGATTCTCATTTAGTCGTCCATCAATGTTATTAGATATTTCTGGATTTTTTCAGAATGCATCTACTTTTTCAGTCTCAACCTTCTCAAAATCTTTGGCTTCAAAATATACATTTAGATCGATTTTATAATTGTCACCATTTATAATTGAGCTAATACTGGTTTTAGGTGTTTCCCAGGAAGCGATAGCCAACATATCACCAACCGAAATAGCCATCCCCCAGTCAGATGGATCATCTTTGTATAAATCATCTTTCCATATAGGCTCACCTGTATTGTTTTCAACAGTCTCACCATACTTTCCCTTCAATGCTTCTACAAATCTTTTGTATGCCCGCCAGTAATCCGTCTTGTTTGAATGTTTCTGAGTGACAATATAACGAGCTTGATATAATCTGTTCTCATTGAAATAATAAGCTAACAAGCTCTTTTCACTTAAAAAATCGATTTCAGTATAAATATAATATGATTCAGAGTCTCCTCCATCTTCCCACTTAAAAGATTCAGAGGTTTTTACTTCATCTATTGTCATGTTCCATTTCACTTTACGAAAGTCATAGTCTTCTGAAGGACTCTCTGATTCAGATTTTGACCATGTTCCATCATCATGTAAAATAACTTTCGAACCATTGGTCATTATTGCAATTTGATCTTCAGAAAAAGATGGTACCAAAATGAGAATTAGTAATAGACAAAGTTGAATTCCTTTTACGGGGATAAAAGACAAGAAATGTATTTTCATTGATCACCTACTTTTTGAATTATGATTTCATATTTAATTATTATAGATGATCATGTTTTATATAGATATCGACCAAAAGGTTCAAATTTCACCCTCTAACACCCCTAATACGGCTTCTCCTTCCTTATTTTTATCCCAAGCCAGAATATCCCGACGCTCTGCCTCACCTTATCCATCCCTGACTCCTTCAGCATTATGCTGAAATTTCTGTTGCTCCTGGGTCTCTCATGGTTCTCCTCACACCAGGCTGTGTACTCCTTGTAGAGCACAGAGGACTGGACCATCTGCAGTTCATCCCTCTCGCATTTTTCGCTCAGGAACATCTGAACATCACTCATCTCTGTCTTGTATTCGTCTGTGGCATCACTGATGGCCACGGCGCTGCCAAGTCCCTCTCTCTGCCAGCGGAGGCAGCCCTCGACCATCCAGGAGAGGATACCGGGCATCTCCTTCTCCAGTTTGCCGGTGAGCTTCTTGTCCTGCTTCTCTTCGGAGAAGGTCTGGAGGAAGGGAATCAGCTTGATCCGCCGCCAGATGGCGTGATCCATCCCGCCGATCCGGGGCTTGTGGTTGGTGGCCATGACGATCTTGAAGGTGGGGATAAACTGGAAGTACTCCCCGTAGAGAAAGCGGGCACTGATCATGTCGTTTCCCGTGAGTCTCTTAATCACAGACTCTGCTAGGCGGCCGTGGTCGTCACTCTCCATGGCGGTGACAAAACGGGCCCCCTTGAGGCGTGCTATGTCGTTGGTGGCCTGTTCTCCCTTCTTCTGCATAAAGGTCTCAGTGGGGGTTGTGGTGGCGTAGTCACCCATGATGCGGCTCACTACGTTTATAAAGGTACTCTTGCCGTTGGCGCCGGTGCCGTGGAGGATAAACATGGACTGACAGGACATGTCCCCCGTGAGGGAGCATCCCAGGAATCTCTGTATAAACTTGATAAGTTCCTTGTTGTTATTAAAGATATCCTTTAGAAACTGCTTCCAGTGGGGACAGAGGGCTTCCTCATCGTAGGGGACAGGAGAGTACTTTGTGATCATCCTCTCCCTGTCATGGGGAGACAGACGGCCTGATTTCAGGTCTATAACACCGTTGGCACAGTTAAAGAGAAACTGATCCTGGTCCAGGGCATCCGGAGCAATTCTGATCCGGGGATCAGAGCTTGTTGTGCTGAGCATGGCCTCCACCTTACGGGCGGTGGAGCTGCGCCGGGAGTGGGCTATCAAGTTCAGGCCGTCTTCAGTACTGGGGCATTCGGGAGCCTTCTCAACCATGGCCTCGATGCTCAGTTTTCCCATGTCGTAGATCTCTCTCAGTTCATCTATGTTCCAGTGGCAGCCGTCCCATATCAGCCATTTCTTCCAGGGGCTGCAGTAGCGGATGTCCTCTCCCCAGTCCTTGATCATCATGGAGGCGTTAAAGAAGTCCGAGAAGGCGGTTCCCCTCTCATTCATATTGGTTGAGAGAACCCGCAGGGCCTCCCGTTCCAGGTGTTTCTCCATCCCCTGTACGGGTTGTTTCGGTGCTGTCCACTTGGCATAGGCCTTCATGTAGGAGTCCCATCGAAGAGCAAAGAAGCGCTCCGAGAGCCTCTCTTCCCGGGGGAGTTCACTCTCAAGCTGGCTGTAACAGTTATAGAGGAGGGTAAGAAGGCCATAATGTTCGTGAAGCTGATTCTTAAAAATCAGATCCATTATCCTTGTCTGTTCTTCTGTAAATTTACAACCTGAGTAGAGGGCTTTCTTGATCTCAAAGTGCTCCTCTTCCTCGAAGATCCTTATTTTTTCCATCACTTTTTTAAGTTTCATCTTCTCGGCCATTATTCTCCCTCCCTGTGGATAAAGACTCTCTGTGCTTCCCCGGGGGCCTGTCGGCCTCCGGCAAACTGAATCCAGGCCCAGAATGCCCACCAGCCGGGGAGGTCTATGTCTCCCTCGGCCACATCGTAGGAGATCAGCCCCTCAAGGCTGTCCAGGACGGTGGCGGCAAAGGCGCCCTCTGTTCCGTCGGGTTTTCTGTATCTGATTTCACAGGCTTCCGTGTCCGTGAGGGAACAGGACGTGAACACTCTCAGGGACAGGCTTGTCTGCCCGGCATAAACTTTATTCATTTTTGGCTCTCCTTGTTCTTCTTGTAATGAGAAAATTAGATGGGTGATTTCAGCTCCAGGCACTGGATGAGGGGGGAGTAGATCACAAGCTCCTCCGAGGCATGGGAGCGGAAACTCTGAAACACATCCCATACGGCCCAGTTTTCGACTATTTTGATAAAGGAGGAGAAGTAGCGGGTAAAGAGCTCCGATACTCCGGCCAGGGCGCTGAGGGTCCTCTGATAAAATACAGTTTGGATTTTTGTATCCGAGAGGCTTCCCAGGCTGGAGATCAGTCTCAGCAGTCCCCGTGAGGCCGTAAAGGTTTCGGTCAGCCCCAGGCCCGTGTCTTCCTGTCTGTGGAACTCTGCGGCATGAAAGAGTTCTTCATCCGGTTTGATCCGGTCCTCCACCTTGAAGGTCCAGGTTGTCAGATTTATATAGTCGAAGTACTGGGAGAGGAGGATGTCGCTGTAGAGGGTGGTGCTGCCGCATGTGGCGGGGGGAGCATCGACGCTGGCGGGATAATGGATTCTCAGGCTGGCTCCGTCAACTTCATCAAAGTAGGGATAATAATAGTATTTGGCCAGAAGCCCGAACCAGAGATAACTCCCGGCGTTCTGCTCCTGGGCAATGTTAAAAGTAGAGCTCTTCCAGGAGGGATCATCTGCAGAGGGAACCCTCAGGTTCATAAAGGGGGCGCCGCTGCTCACAAGGTTTGCCGGCAGACTGCCGTCATAGAGGGCGGCAAAACCTCCGGCCTCATAGTCATTCTTGTAGGAGTAGTAATGGGCGGTACAGCCACCGGCGACAGGAGTTTCAGGGTTTAAACGCTGCAGGGCCATCCCCATCTCAACAAAGGGCATCCCCGCCTCAGAGTTGATAAAGTCATAGCTTCCTGCCCCCACGGAGTCCGAGCCCAACCGGGGATCAACGGTAACGGGGTAGGAGGCTTTCTTGAGCCAGGTCTCATCCACCGTGATAAAAAGGGAGTCTCCGTCGTAATCCAGATCCCCCCAGATCCAGCAGCCCCTGGCATCGATGATCCTGGGTCGGTAGATGTGGCAGAACTTCCCGGTCCTGTACTGCCGGTCCCGCCGGTTCCAGTAGACCGCATAGCTGCCTCTTACTTCATCATTCATCAGGTGGCCGTATCGAATGCCCTGCCGGTGAAAAGAAAGCCCCCTGGGTTTTTCCAGGGGGATCTTGAAGACCGGAGAGTCGGGGATCCCGGACAGAACGATGTCGTATTCGATGTTCCCCCCATCCAGGCGCCGGTAGACATGCTGCCTTGATGCTGTGGTCAGTACGGTCCTTCCTGGATGATTCTCAATCCTCCGGACTTTTTCTCCCGAGTTCCCGCTCTTAAAGAGGAGGGAGGCCTCCTCTCCCCATTTACTCATAGTGAGAAGGGGTGTCCGGCTCCGCCCAAAGGATTCGGCCCTGACGGAACAGGGGGTATCCCGGGCACTCTGGATATATTCAAACGCCATGGTCTCTCCTCTGTTTTAAGTGCCGTAGAAGGTTATTTCCCAGTCAATCTGGAGGATGTCATTGGCTCCGATATTCACCTCAGGGGTAATCTGGGCATAGGCCAGGCAGACGCCCGCAGCGGAGGCGTTCATCAGAGCCGCCTCATCGATCCCCGTGGCACTGAGGCTCCCCGAGGGAAATGTGGCCCGGTAACAGGCCTTGTCATCCGTGGATTCTCCGAAGAGTCCCTTTGTCTTGGGGTAGTCGGCGTCCATCCCCTGGCGGTTTCCCACGGGAGTATTGCAGCCCGTATTGTCCTTGGGGGAGAGTCCGGTCCAGCCGGTACCCACCTCGATATGGCCGTTGGCACTGTCCACGACTGTCATCCCGCCGCCTACGGCCAGGTTTGCCAGAAGGGCATCCCCCTGGGCGGTGACCACATTATGGAAACATTGATCCATGGGTCTTCCCGGGAGTCCCAGTATTCGGCGGATAAGACTTGGTCGTCTTAATCTGACAAAGCCGTCGGGGCCTATAACCCGGACTCTTACATCTCCTCTCATTCTGATTTTCTCTTTCAATTGAACCCTCCTTTTTAACGGTTCATAAGCCAGATGCCCCCGGCCAGGCCTCCCATGCCGATACTGGTTCCTCCCAGAATCCAGCAGCGGCGGATGAGCTTCTTATTCTCCTCTTCCAGCTGAAGTATTCTCAGTCTCTCCCGTTGGGCCAGATCCCTGTAATAGGCGGTCTTGCCGGCTTCCTCGGCGGCCACTTCCCGGGCCGTCTCCCTGGATGTAATTTCAATCTCCTCCAGGGCTATGGTCATGATCGTCTCCACTATTAGTGTTACCTCTTCGTGACTGTAAGTGGCGTTTGCACCTATCCACGAAGCGATCTCCTCCCTGGGTGGCATCTCGGGGAACAGAGGGGTAACGCCTGTCAAAATCATCATCAGGGAGAGAGAGAATCTCCTCCCGGCTCTCCTCGCGGATCTGGGACATCCTTTCGAACTCCCTCTGTTCATCCTTGAAATCTTCAGCACTCTTTCCCTCCTCCTGTTCATTGTCCTCATGATCTGCACTGCTTCGTCCCCAGAGGGTCATTCCCAGCACAGCTCCCAGAATCCCCGCCAGCACAAAGGCGGCACGGGTCGCCCAGGTCTTCAACTTGATCAAAAAACTCATAGTTTCTCCTTTGAGAACATACTGCCCGCCACCTTGAGTCCCACTATTCCAAAGAGGACCATCATCAGCACGGCCAGCCAGATCCAGGGGCCGATATAGTCCTCAATGAGAAGCCAGGTCGCCAGGTAGAGACAGGCGGGTTTGAATCCCAGCATCTTGGAGGGGAGGGCGATCATCCTCTTAAGCAGCACTATAAAGTGAAAGCGGAAGCTCATCTCCCATACAGGTCTGTCCGACAGTTTCAGTTCCTTATCCATTTGTTTCCTCCAGTAGTGTTATTTGGCATTCCAGTCCCCGGCTCTTGTGGTAATCCAGCAGGAGATCCTCCACCCGGCAGAGAACCGATTCATCATCGTCGGTTAAATTACAGAGGGCCCCGGCCTTCACATAAAAGAGACCCAGCTCACTTTTTCCCCGGTAGCGTTTTCTGTTCTTGAGCCCGTCGGAGAGTTCTTGTCTTACCCAGTCCTCCGGATGGCTCCTGATGAT from Oceanispirochaeta sp. M1 harbors:
- a CDS encoding NUDIX domain-containing protein, with translation MTNSAALYFTAKAFILKNHRFLALKISEKNGDSWELPGGRMEYGENLEETLHREIKEETNLEIIPIRILNSWYLIEETRQISGVIYLCEIKSNLNTI
- a CDS encoding phage/plasmid primase, P4 family, which gives rise to MAEKMKLKKVMEKIRIFEEEEHFEIKKALYSGCKFTEEQTRIMDLIFKNQLHEHYGLLTLLYNCYSQLESELPREERLSERFFALRWDSYMKAYAKWTAPKQPVQGMEKHLEREALRVLSTNMNERGTAFSDFFNASMMIKDWGEDIRYCSPWKKWLIWDGCHWNIDELREIYDMGKLSIEAMVEKAPECPSTEDGLNLIAHSRRSSTARKVEAMLSTTSSDPRIRIAPDALDQDQFLFNCANGVIDLKSGRLSPHDRERMITKYSPVPYDEEALCPHWKQFLKDIFNNNKELIKFIQRFLGCSLTGDMSCQSMFILHGTGANGKSTFINVVSRIMGDYATTTPTETFMQKKGEQATNDIARLKGARFVTAMESDDHGRLAESVIKRLTGNDMISARFLYGEYFQFIPTFKIVMATNHKPRIGGMDHAIWRRIKLIPFLQTFSEEKQDKKLTGKLEKEMPGILSWMVEGCLRWQREGLGSAVAISDATDEYKTEMSDVQMFLSEKCERDELQMVQSSVLYKEYTAWCEENHERPRSNRNFSIMLKESGMDKVRQSVGIFWLGIKIRKEKPY